In the bacterium SCSIO 12741 genome, CGAGGAGGCACGAGTCCACAAAAAGTTCAGCAGGTAAATGGCATCGCTATCGACCGGGACAAGTATTTGGTTTCTGTGGATGGTCAGGATTTAAATCTGCCTAAAAAGGAATTCGAATTACTAGGACTTCTTATCTCTCAGCCTGGTAAAGTATTTACCCGGGAGGTTATTCTTTCTACCGTTTGGGGAGATGACGTGGTGGTAGGCGATCGCACCATCGATGTTCACATCCGTAAGCTTCGTGAAAAAATTGGTGATCAATACATAAAGACGGTTAAGGGAGTTGGCTATAAATTTGGGAAGTAAATGAAAACCCTTACTCCCAGGCGCATCGCTTTTCGCGCTGCGCTCATGTCCTCTTCTGCATTAGCTGGTCTGGTGTTGATTGTTTACCTCATCCTATTCAGGGATTCGATGGGGTTAATTCTATTTGCCCTCCCTCCTATTTTCTATGGGGTTACCTATTGGGTCTACTACTTCCTTATGGAGAAGTTTATCGACCAAAAGATCAAGCTGATCTACCGGACTATTCATCATGAAAAAATAGGCCGCCCGCTTAGCTCTATGAAAATCGATATGGGCCGCGATGTATTTCGTGAGGTCAACCGGGATGTGGAGCACTGGGCAGAAGATTCCAGAAAGGAAATCGAAACACTTAAGGATCAGGCTCAATACCGAAGAGAATTTATCGGAAACCTATCCCACGAGTTAAAAACCCCTCTTACCATTATTCAAGGGAATATTTTAACCCTTTTAGAAGGTGCTGTTGAGGACAAAGCGTTCCGTGAGAAGTTCCTGCTAAAGGCAGCCGAAAACGTTGAACGCTTGGAAGCTTTGACGAACGATCTGGACCACATCACCAAATTGGAATCCGGAAAAGACATTCTGAATCTGGAGCGATTTGATTTGGTCAACCTGGTTTATAAGGTAGCTGACAACCTGGAGGACAAAGCCAAAGAGCACGGTATCGACATTAAAATCGACACCAAAAAGAATACGGAGCTTTGGGTGTACGCCGATAAGGAAAAAATCTATCAGGTAGTCACCAACCTCATCGTCAATTCCATTAAGTATGGAAAGAAAAAGGGCGAAACAAGCATTTCATTTGAAGACTTAGGTGATAATGTGATGATCGAAATTTCGGACGATGGAATCGGTATTGGCGCCAAACACATTCCAAGATTGTTCGAACGCTTCTATCGGGTAGACAAGAGCCGTGCAAGGCACGCAGGTGGATCCGGATTAGGACTCGCTATTGTGAAGCACATTATCGATGGGCACAATCAATCCATTACCGTTAGAAGTACTGAGGGGAAAGGAAGTACCTTTTC is a window encoding:
- a CDS encoding sensor histidine kinase, which gives rise to MSSSALAGLVLIVYLILFRDSMGLILFALPPIFYGVTYWVYYFLMEKFIDQKIKLIYRTIHHEKIGRPLSSMKIDMGRDVFREVNRDVEHWAEDSRKEIETLKDQAQYRREFIGNLSHELKTPLTIIQGNILTLLEGAVEDKAFREKFLLKAAENVERLEALTNDLDHITKLESGKDILNLERFDLVNLVYKVADNLEDKAKEHGIDIKIDTKKNTELWVYADKEKIYQVVTNLIVNSIKYGKKKGETSISFEDLGDNVMIEISDDGIGIGAKHIPRLFERFYRVDKSRARHAGGSGLGLAIVKHIIDGHNQSITVRSTEGKGSTFSFTLKKDK